The Agrococcus sp. SGAir0287 DNA window GAGCAACGTGCCATCGCATGACGTCGCAGCCCGCTCTTGTGTTCACTAGTTGACAACAATGGTGCCGTCCCGCGACGATGAGCACATGCAGCGACGCCCGGGGTCCCAAGGTGCGCTGCGTGCAGCGAACGAGGCGCGCGTCGCCGAGGTGCTGCGCGACGGCCCTGCGACGCAGTCCGAGCTCGCCGAGCGCACGGGCCTGGCGAACGCGACGGTCTCGAACATCGTGCGCGACCTGCGCGAGCGCGGCGCCGTCACCACGAGCCCCACGATCCATCAGGGCAGGCGCGCCACGCTCGTGACGATCGAGGCGGGCGCCGGCCCCGTCGTCGTCGGCGTCGACTTCGGCAGGCGCCACGTACGCATCGCCGTCGCGCGCACCGACCTGCAGCCCATCGCCGAGCAGCACGTCGAGCTGCCCGCCGGGCACCACGCCTCCGAGAGCCTCGCGGTCGCCGCGCACGCGCTCGCCGAGATGCTCGACGGCTGCGGCCTGCGCGACGTCGCCGCGATGTGCGTCGGCGTGCCCGGGCCCTTCGACCTGCGCACGGGCACCATCGCGGGCCACACGATCCTGCCCGAGTGGGTGGGCGTCTCGCGCGACGCGATCTCGGAGGCCTTCGGCATGCCCGTCGAGGTGGGGAACGACGCCGACCTCGGCGCGACGGCCGAGCGCACCGTCGGTGCGCATCGCGGCGTCGACGAGCTCATGTTCGTCAAGGTCGGCACGGGCATCGGCACGGGCCTCGTGCTCGGCGGACGCCTGCACCGCGGCGCCATCGGCATCGCCGGCGAGCTCGGGCACGTGCAGGTCGACCCGCAGGGGCCGCTGTGCGTGTGCGGCAATCGCGGCTGCCTCGAGACGCTCGCCTCCGTGCGCGTCATGACGCAGGAGCTCTCCGCTGCCCTCCGACGCCCGGTCTCGACCGCCGACATCGTCTCGTCCGCGCTCGCCGGCGATCCCGTCACGCGTCGCGTGATCGAGGATGCGGGCGTCGCGATCGGCCGCGCCGTCGCGAACGCGGCGAACCTGCTCGCGCCCGCGGTCGTCGTCGTCGGCGGCCCGCTGTCGGAGGTCGGCGAGCTGCTGCTCGAGCCCGTGCGCGACGGCTTCCGGCGCTTCGCGATCCATGCGCTCGCCTCGTCGACGGAGGTCGTGGCGACGTCGCTGGGGGAGCGGGCGGAGGTGCTCGGCGCGCTCGCGATCGCGCGCGACGCCGTGCGCATCCCGGCCCTCGCATAGGGCGTCGTGACCGAATCGTTGCGTTCAAGCAGCGACAAGGTTGGCGTCCACTGCGTTCACGACTTGACGACAAGCCGACGGCGCTCGTATCGTGAGCCGAGGTCCGCCGACGGTGCTGGACCAGCGAGGAGCGAGCGTGGCCCAGGCGAAGCCGGTGATCCTGTCGATGCGCCACATCACCAAGGAGTTCCCCGGCGTCCGCGCGCTCGACGACGTCAGCCTCGAGGTCCGCGCCGGCACCATCCACGCGATCTGCGGCGAGAACGGCGCGGGCAAGTCCACGCTCATGAAGGTGCTCTCGGGCGTCTACCCGCACGGCTCCTTCGACGGCGAGATCGTCTACCAGGGCGAGCCCGTGGCCTTCGGCCGCATCAACGACTCCGAGCGCGCGGGCATCGTGATCATCCACCAGGAGCTCGCGCTCATCCCCGAGCTCTCGATCGCGGAGAACATCTTCCTCGGCAACGAGCCGCGCAAGGGCGTCGGCATCGACTGGGACACGGTGCGCATGCGCACGATCGAGCTGCTCGCCCGCGTCGGGCTCGAGGAGGATCCCGACACGCAGATCAAGAACATCGGCGTCGGCAAGCAGCAGCTCGTCGAGATCGCGAAGGCGCTCGAGAAGGACGTGCGGCTGCTCATCCTCGACGAGCCGACCGCCGCGCTCAACGAGGGCGACTCGCGCCACCTGCTCGACCTGCTCGTCGGCCTGCGCTCCAAGGGCGTCACGTCGATCATGATCAGCCACAAGCTCAACGAGATCGAGGCGATCTCCGACGCCATCACGATCATCCGCGACGGCAAGGTCATCGAGACCCTCGACATCGCCGACGGCGACGTCGACGAGGACCGCATCATCCGCGGCATGGTCGGGCGCACGCTCGGCAATCGCTTCCCCGACCGCGCCGGGCACGCGGGCGAGGTCTTCTTCGAGGTGCGCGACTGGACGGTGCAGCACCCGCTCACCGCCGAGCGCCTCGTCGCGAAGCAGTCGTCGTTCACCGTGCGCCGCGGCGAGGTCGTCGGATTCGCGGGACTCATGGGGGCGGGCCGCACCGAGCTCGCGATGAGCATCTTCGGCAGGCAGTACGGCACGTGGCTCGGCGGGCAGATCCTCAAGGACGGCCAAGAGATCCAGGTCCGCTCGGTGCCGGAGGCGATCGCGCACGGCCTCGCCTACGTCAGCGAGGATCGGAAGGCGCTCGGCCTCAACCTGCTCGACTCCATCAAGCGGTCCATCGTGTCCGCGAAGCTCGGCAAGATCTCGCGCGGCGGCGTCGTGGACGCGCTCGCCGAGTCGCGCATCGCCGAGGAGTACCGACAGCAGCTCCGCATCAAGGCGCCGTCGGTCGAGATGGGCGTCGACACGCTCTCCGGCGGCAACCAGCAGAAGGTCGTGCTGTCGAAGTGGATGTTCACCGACCCCGACCTGCTCATCCTCGACGAGCCCACGCGCGGCATCGACGTCGGGGCCAAGACCGAGATCTACCAGATCGTGCGCGAGCTCGCGGATGCGGGCAAGGGCGTGATCCTCATCTCCAGCGAGCTGCCCGAGCTGCTCGGCCTCGCTGACCGCATCTACACGATCTTCGAGGGTCGCATCACGGGCGAGATCCGTGCTGCCGACGCCGACCAGGAGACGCTCATGCGCCGGATGGCGCCGACGAAGGGTGACGCAGCATGACCGACGGTGTGCAGGAGCAGCAGCGCTTCCGCGCCTCCGACCTCTCGATGCTCTTCGGGAAGAAGGGGTCGCTCAAGGAGTTCGGCATCCTCGGCGCGCTCGTGGTGATCGTCGTCGCGTTCCAGATCGTGACCGAGGGGACGACGCTCTCGTCGAACAACCTCATCAACATCATCCAGTCGCAGTCGTACATCCTCATCCTCGCCGTGGGCATGGTCATGGTGATCATCGCCGGGCACATCGACCTCAGCGTGGGCTCCGTGGCCGCGTTCGTCGGCGTCGTGGTCGCCATCGCGATGAACGACTGGGGTCTGCCCTGGTACCTCACCATCCTCATCGGCCTCGGCCTCGGCGTGCTCGTCGGCGCCTGGCAGGGCTTCTGGGTCGCCTTCATCGGCGTGCCGGCCTTCATCGTGACGCTCGCGGGCATGCTCATGTTCCGCGGCCTCAACCAGATCGTCGGTCAGTCGCGCGGCATCCCCGTCGACCGGGAGTTCGTGAACCTGCTCGCGGGGTACCTGCCCGAGGTCGGGCCGTTCACCGGGTACAACAACCTCACGCTGCTGCTCGGACTCGTCGCCGTCGTCGCCGTCGTGATGCTCGAGCTGCGCGGCCGCGCACGTCGACAGCGACTCGGCGCCGCCGTGCCGCCCATGTGGGTCGCCATCACGCGCCTCGTGCTCGTCGCCGTCGTCATCATCGTCGCCGCACTGCTGTTCGCGAGCGGCCGCGAGGGCACGAGCTTCCCGAACGCCGGCATCCTCTTCGCCCTCATCGCCCTCGGCTACGCCTTCGTGACGCGCAACACGTCGCTCGGTCGGCACGTCTACGCCGTCGGCGGCAACCGCCGCGCCGCCGAGCTGTCGGGCGTGCGCTCGCGCTGGGTCGACTTCTTCGTCATGGCGAACATGTCCGTGCTCGCCTCGGTCGCGGGCATGCTCTGGATCGCTCGGGCCCAGGCATCCGGCCCCGCGGACGGCGGCGGCTGGGAGCTCGACGCCATCGCGGCCGTCTTCATCGGCGGCGCCGCCGTCGCCGGCGGCATCGGCACGGTGGCCGGATCCATCATCGGTGGTCTCGTCATGGCGGTGCTCACGAACGGCCTCTTCGCGATCGGCGTCGGCTCCGACTGGATCCCCGTCATCAAGGGCCTCGTGCTGCTCGTCGCCGTCGCGATCGACGTCATCAACAAGCAGCAGGGCCGCTTCTCGATCATCGCGCTGCTGCTGCGCGGCCTGCGCCGTGACCGCTCGAGCGAGCTCGCCTGACCACCGTCCCTCACGACTCCCACACCCACACACAAGGAGAACCCATGAAGAAGTCCGCACTCGTGGCGCTGGCCGGCATCGCCGCCGTCAGCGTCGCGCTCACCGGCTGCGGCCGCTCCGAGCCGACCGCGGAGGGCGACGGCGACGCCGCCGGCTTCGCGTCGGACGCGACCATCGGCGTCGCGCTGCCCGACCGCACCTCCGAGAACTGGGTGCTCGCGGGCGACCTGTTCGAGAACGGCCTCGAGGAGGCGGGCTTCACGGGCGACGTGCAGTACGCCGGCTCGTCGAACGCCGTGGGCGACCAGCAGCAGCAGATCCAGCAGATGATCGACGGCGGCGCCGAGGTCATCGTCATCGGCGCTGCCGACACGAACCAGCTCGCGACGCAGCTCGAGGCTGCCGACGCGGCCGGCATCACCGTCATCGCCTACGACCGTCTCATCCAGAACTCGGACCTCGTCGACTACTACGTCGCGTTCGACAACTTCCACGTGGGCGAGCTGCAGGCGGAGTCGCTGCTGCAGGGCCTCGAGGAGCGCTTCCCCGGCCAGGAGCCGTGGAACATCGAGCTCTTCTCCGGCTCGTCGGACGACTCGAACTCGGCCGTGTTCTTCGACGGCGCGATGAGCGTCCTCCAGCCCGCGATCGACGACGGCACGCTCAACGTCGTGTCGGGTCAGACCACGGTGCAGCAGACGGCGACCGAGGACTGGGCAGCGGAGAACGCCCAGAACCGCATGGACACGATCATCACGTCGTCCTACCAGGGCGTCGAGCTGCACGGCGTGCTCTCGCCGAACGACAACCTCGCTCGCGCGATCATCGCGTCGGCCACGGGTGCGGGCTTCCCCGTGCCGGTCGTGACCGGTCAGGACTCGGAGGTCGCCTCGGTCGAGTCGATCGTCGCTGGCGAGCAGTACTCGACGATCTACAAGGACACCCGCGCGCTCGTGGCCGCGACCATCGACATGGTCTCGCAGCTGCAGGCGGGCGAGGAGGTCACCACGACGGGTGAGCAGGACAACGGTGCGACCGAGGTCCCGTCGAACCTGCTGGAGCCGGTCATCGTCACGCAGGAGAACGCTGCGGAGGCGTACGCCGACAACCCGGACCTCGAGCCGCTCACGCAGCCGTAGTCCATCCATCCACGCCGGCGGGCGGCGCTCCCTCGGGAGCGTCGCCCGCCGTCGTCATGCGGCGCAGACGACGCCGCGCTGCGCGGTAGCGTGGATCGGTCACGGAAGGGGAGCGATGCGCTTCGCAGAGACCATCCTCGACACGATCGGGGACACGCCGCTCGTGCGGCTGAACCACGTCACCGAGGGCATCGCAGCCACGGTGCTCGCGAAGGTCGAGTTCCTGAACCCCGGCGGGTCGGTGAAGGACCGCATCGCGCGCTCGATGATCGACGACGCCGAGCAGCGGGGCCTGCTGCGCCCCGGCGGGACGATCGTCGAGCCGACGAGCGGCAACACGGGCGTCGGCCTCGCGCTCGTCGCGCAGCAGCGCGGCTACCGCTGCATCTTCGTCTGCCCCGACAAGGTCGCGGAGGACAAGCGGGCGACCCTGCGCGCGTACGGCGCCGAGGTCGTCGTGACGCCGACCGCCGTCGCGCCCGACAGCCCTGAGTCGTACTACGGCGTCGCGAACCGACTCACCGAGGAGATCGACGGCGCGTTCCAGCCGAACCAGTTCTTCAACCCCGCGGCGCCCGCCGCCCACGAGGCGACGACCGGCCCCGAGATCTGGCGCGACACCGACGGCCGCGTCACGCACCTCGTCGCCTCCGCCGGCACGGGCGGCACGATCACGGGCACGGGCCGGTACCTCAAGCGCGTCTCCGACGGCGCCGTGCGCGTCGTCGCGGCGGATCCGCTCGGCTCCATCTACTCGGGCGGCACGGGTCGGCCCTACCTCGTCGAGGGCGTCGGCGAGGACATGTGGCCGGGCAACTACGACCCGTCGGTGATCGACGACGTCGTCGCGGTCGACGACGCAGCGTCGTTCGCCATGACCCGCAGGCTCGCCCGCGAGGAGGGGCTGCTCGTCGGCGGCTCCAGCGGACTGGCGACCGTCGTCGCCCTCGACCTCGCGCGCACGCTGCCCGCCGATGCCGTCGTCGTCGTCGTGCTGCCCGACTCCGGCCGCGGCTACCTGCAGAAGGTCTACTCGGACGCGTGGATGCGCGCGCACGGCTTCGCGAGCGCCGACGAGGGCACGACCGTGCGCGACGTGCTCATGGTGAAGGGTGGCAACGCGCCCGCCCTCGTGCATGCACATCCGACCGACACCGTGCACGACGCGATCGAGATCATGCACGAGTTCGGCGTCAGCCAGCTGCCCGTGCTGCGCGCCGAGCCGCCCGTCGTGCTCGGCGAGGTCGCGGGCTCCGTCGACGAGCGGCACCTGCTCGACGCCGTCTTCACGGGCGCCGCGCGGCTCGGCGACCCCGTCGGCGACCACGTCGGGCCGCAGCTGCCGCGCATCGGCGCGGGCGAGAGCGCCGACGATCTGCGCGCCGCGCTGCGCGAGGCCGACGCGATCCTCGTGCTCGACGAGGCGCGACCCATCGGCGTCGTCACGCGCACCGACCTGCTGACGTACCTCGCGAAGGAGGCATGATGACCGGGTTCTCGACGAGGGCCATCCACGACGGCCAGCCGTTCGACCCGCGCACCGGCGCCGTCGTGCCGCCGGTCTTCCTCACGTCGACGTTCGTGCAGGACGGCGTGGGCGGCTTCCGCGACGGCTACGAGTACGCCCGCGGCGGCAACCCCACGCGCGACCAGCTGCAGGAGCAGCTCGCGTCGCTCGAGGGCGGCACGCACGCGTACGCGTTCGGCTCGGGGCTCGCCGCCGAGGACGCCCTGCTGCGCGCCGTGCTGCGCCCCGGCGACCACATCCTCATGGCCAACGACGTCTACGGCGGCACGCATCGCCTCGTCGCGCGCATGTTCGTGCCGTGGGGCGTGGAGCTCTCGACGGCCGACTTCGCCGACCTCGACGCCGTGCGCGCGGCGATGCGGCCGACGACGCGCATGCTGTGGGTCGAGACGCCCTCGAACCCGCTCATGAAGATCACCGACCTCGCCGCGCTCGCCGAGATCGGGCACGCCGCCGGTGCGGTCGTCGTCGCCGACAACACGTTCGCGTCGCCGTTCCTGCAGCAGCCGCTGTCGCTCGGCGCCGACGTCGTCGTGCACTCGACGACGAAGTACGTCGGCGGCCACTCCGACCTCGTCGGCGGCGCGGTCGTCACGGCGGACGCCGAGCTCGCCGAGGCGGTCGGCTTCGTGCAGTTCGGCGTCGGCGCGGTGAACTCGCCGTTCGACGCGTGGCTCACCACGAGGTCGCTGAAGACGCTCGCGATCCGCATGGAGCGGCACTCGTCGAACGCGCAGGCGATCGCGGAGGCGCTCGTGGGGCATCCCGCGCTCGAGGCGGTGCACTACCCGGGCCTGCCGACGCATCCGGGGCACGAGATCGCGGCGCGGCAGATGTCCGGCTTCGCCGGCATGGTGTCGATCCAGGTGCGCGGCGGCGCCGAGGCGGCGCTCGCGCTCGTGCGCCGCACGGAGCTCTTCCAGCTCGCCGAGTCGCTCGGCGGCGTCGAGAGCCTCATCTGCTACCCCTCCGAGATGACGCACGCGTCGGTCAAGGGCACGGAGCTCGCGGTGCCGACGAACCTCGTGCGCCTCTCGGTGGGCATCGAGGACGTCGACGACCTCATCGCCGACATCACCACCGCCCTCGCCTCGTGACGGGGACTCGCTCACGAACCTTCTGAGGCTTTCGGCCCCTTCTGATGTCAGAAGGGGCCGAAAACCTCAGAACGCCCGGCGGATGGGCTCAGGTGGGCGCGTCGCGAGCAGCGCCCGGACCGATCCCGCGAGCATCTCCGGGTGCTCGAGCGTGGTGCGAGTGACGCGGACCACCCGCCACCCGGCAGCGTGGAGGCGCTCGACGCGGTCGACGTCGCGTTGCCACTGCGCTCGGTCGGTGCGGTGCCCATCGCCCTCGTACTCGATCGCCACGCGCTCGTCGCGATACAGTAGATCCGCACGCGCGATGAGCTCGCCGGCATGCAGGATCTCGCCGTTGATCTCCGGCTCCGGCAAGCCATGGTCGAGCAGCGCCAGGCGTGTCGGAGTCTCCATCGGCGACTCGACTCCAGCCCGTACCAGCGGCTGCGCGAGGCGCAAGCGCCCGATGCCGTGCATGCTCGTCCACCCGGCGACGGCTCGCTCCAGGTCGTGGAGC harbors:
- a CDS encoding ROK family transcriptional regulator; translated protein: MQRRPGSQGALRAANEARVAEVLRDGPATQSELAERTGLANATVSNIVRDLRERGAVTTSPTIHQGRRATLVTIEAGAGPVVVGVDFGRRHVRIAVARTDLQPIAEQHVELPAGHHASESLAVAAHALAEMLDGCGLRDVAAMCVGVPGPFDLRTGTIAGHTILPEWVGVSRDAISEAFGMPVEVGNDADLGATAERTVGAHRGVDELMFVKVGTGIGTGLVLGGRLHRGAIGIAGELGHVQVDPQGPLCVCGNRGCLETLASVRVMTQELSAALRRPVSTADIVSSALAGDPVTRRVIEDAGVAIGRAVANAANLLAPAVVVVGGPLSEVGELLLEPVRDGFRRFAIHALASSTEVVATSLGERAEVLGALAIARDAVRIPALA
- the mmsA gene encoding multiple monosaccharide ABC transporter ATP-binding protein, with the protein product MRHITKEFPGVRALDDVSLEVRAGTIHAICGENGAGKSTLMKVLSGVYPHGSFDGEIVYQGEPVAFGRINDSERAGIVIIHQELALIPELSIAENIFLGNEPRKGVGIDWDTVRMRTIELLARVGLEEDPDTQIKNIGVGKQQLVEIAKALEKDVRLLILDEPTAALNEGDSRHLLDLLVGLRSKGVTSIMISHKLNEIEAISDAITIIRDGKVIETLDIADGDVDEDRIIRGMVGRTLGNRFPDRAGHAGEVFFEVRDWTVQHPLTAERLVAKQSSFTVRRGEVVGFAGLMGAGRTELAMSIFGRQYGTWLGGQILKDGQEIQVRSVPEAIAHGLAYVSEDRKALGLNLLDSIKRSIVSAKLGKISRGGVVDALAESRIAEEYRQQLRIKAPSVEMGVDTLSGGNQQKVVLSKWMFTDPDLLILDEPTRGIDVGAKTEIYQIVRELADAGKGVILISSELPELLGLADRIYTIFEGRITGEIRAADADQETLMRRMAPTKGDAA
- the mmsB gene encoding multiple monosaccharide ABC transporter permease translates to MTDGVQEQQRFRASDLSMLFGKKGSLKEFGILGALVVIVVAFQIVTEGTTLSSNNLINIIQSQSYILILAVGMVMVIIAGHIDLSVGSVAAFVGVVVAIAMNDWGLPWYLTILIGLGLGVLVGAWQGFWVAFIGVPAFIVTLAGMLMFRGLNQIVGQSRGIPVDREFVNLLAGYLPEVGPFTGYNNLTLLLGLVAVVAVVMLELRGRARRQRLGAAVPPMWVAITRLVLVAVVIIVAALLFASGREGTSFPNAGILFALIALGYAFVTRNTSLGRHVYAVGGNRRAAELSGVRSRWVDFFVMANMSVLASVAGMLWIARAQASGPADGGGWELDAIAAVFIGGAAVAGGIGTVAGSIIGGLVMAVLTNGLFAIGVGSDWIPVIKGLVLLVAVAIDVINKQQGRFSIIALLLRGLRRDRSSELA
- a CDS encoding substrate-binding domain-containing protein → MKKSALVALAGIAAVSVALTGCGRSEPTAEGDGDAAGFASDATIGVALPDRTSENWVLAGDLFENGLEEAGFTGDVQYAGSSNAVGDQQQQIQQMIDGGAEVIVIGAADTNQLATQLEAADAAGITVIAYDRLIQNSDLVDYYVAFDNFHVGELQAESLLQGLEERFPGQEPWNIELFSGSSDDSNSAVFFDGAMSVLQPAIDDGTLNVVSGQTTVQQTATEDWAAENAQNRMDTIITSSYQGVELHGVLSPNDNLARAIIASATGAGFPVPVVTGQDSEVASVESIVAGEQYSTIYKDTRALVAATIDMVSQLQAGEEVTTTGEQDNGATEVPSNLLEPVIVTQENAAEAYADNPDLEPLTQP
- a CDS encoding cystathionine beta-synthase — protein: MRFAETILDTIGDTPLVRLNHVTEGIAATVLAKVEFLNPGGSVKDRIARSMIDDAEQRGLLRPGGTIVEPTSGNTGVGLALVAQQRGYRCIFVCPDKVAEDKRATLRAYGAEVVVTPTAVAPDSPESYYGVANRLTEEIDGAFQPNQFFNPAAPAAHEATTGPEIWRDTDGRVTHLVASAGTGGTITGTGRYLKRVSDGAVRVVAADPLGSIYSGGTGRPYLVEGVGEDMWPGNYDPSVIDDVVAVDDAASFAMTRRLAREEGLLVGGSSGLATVVALDLARTLPADAVVVVVLPDSGRGYLQKVYSDAWMRAHGFASADEGTTVRDVLMVKGGNAPALVHAHPTDTVHDAIEIMHEFGVSQLPVLRAEPPVVLGEVAGSVDERHLLDAVFTGAARLGDPVGDHVGPQLPRIGAGESADDLRAALREADAILVLDEARPIGVVTRTDLLTYLAKEA
- a CDS encoding cystathionine gamma-synthase; amino-acid sequence: MMTGFSTRAIHDGQPFDPRTGAVVPPVFLTSTFVQDGVGGFRDGYEYARGGNPTRDQLQEQLASLEGGTHAYAFGSGLAAEDALLRAVLRPGDHILMANDVYGGTHRLVARMFVPWGVELSTADFADLDAVRAAMRPTTRMLWVETPSNPLMKITDLAALAEIGHAAGAVVVADNTFASPFLQQPLSLGADVVVHSTTKYVGGHSDLVGGAVVTADAELAEAVGFVQFGVGAVNSPFDAWLTTRSLKTLAIRMERHSSNAQAIAEALVGHPALEAVHYPGLPTHPGHEIAARQMSGFAGMVSIQVRGGAEAALALVRRTELFQLAESLGGVESLICYPSEMTHASVKGTELAVPTNLVRLSVGIEDVDDLIADITTALAS